The Brachyhypopomus gauderio isolate BG-103 unplaced genomic scaffold, BGAUD_0.2 sc140, whole genome shotgun sequence genome contains a region encoding:
- the fpgs gene encoding folylpolyglutamate synthase, mitochondrial isoform X1, producing the protein MMRRAVHVWTRLHALTARPALARRAPLTHAAEPSLRSSSTRAAPHYRRMDYQDAVCTLNTLQTNASALEHVRQERGHPEIQLQAMMGFLKRAGLTVEELDHLNIIHVTGTKGKGSTCAFTEQILRNYGFRTGFYSSPHLVQVRERIRVNGHPIGKDLFTKYFWQVYGRLEETKVGVALEDAHGDTMPAYFRFLTILAFHVFLQEKVDVAVIEVGIGGAYDCTNIIRRPWVCGISSLGIDHTSILGDTIEKIAWQKGGIFKPGVPAFTVKQQEGPMTVLQERAKDIECPLSVCPDLDQYQSTASGPVRLGLAGWHQRSNASLALQLAQCWLQRRCSTEPVLASAEGFRLCAAPSFQPSPRMLKGLSETEWLGRNQTVTRGSLTYFLDGAHTTRSMQACVSWFSEAATRREANSTGSVVRVLLFNATGERDCAAMLKLLLPCHFDFAVFCPNITETIATCNADQQNFNVSVENMLTRCLDNQQSWRVLNGQEDKPGAELLIGGGLPLVAERRSATLVFPCILSALQWVTQGRDPVLSDPSKRVAPVNASVDAKGAGLREAENVHVLITGSLHLVGGALKHLEPNLAS; encoded by the exons ATGATGCGGCGCGCGGTGCACGTGTGGACGCGCCTGCACGCGCTCACGGCGCGCCCCGCCCTCGCGAGACGCGCGCCGTTGACCCACGCCGCCGAACCGAGCCTCCGGTCGTCCAGCACCAGAGCCGCGCCGCACTACCGAAGAATGGACTACCAG GATGCGGTGTGCACCCTCAATACGCTGCAGACCAACGCCAGTGCCCTGGAACATGTGCGACAGGAGAGGGGGCACCCGGAAATACAGCTCCAGGCTATGATGGGCTTTCTGAAGCGAGCAGGTCTTACG GTGGAAGAGCTCGATCATCTCAACATCATACATGTCACTGGAACAAAGGGAAAg GGATCCACATGTGCCTTCACGGAGCAGATCCTTAGGAACTACGGCTTTCGCACGGGGTTTTACAG CTCTCCACACCTGGTGCAGGTGAGGGAACGCATCCGCGTCAATGGCCACCCCATCGGGAAAGACCTCTTCACCAAGTACTTCTGGCAGGTCTACGGCCGTCTGGAAGAGACCAAGGTGGGCGTGGCACTTGAG GACGCCCACGGCGACACCATGCCAGCGTACTTCCGCTTCCTCACCATTCTCGCCTTCCACGTCTTCCTACAGGAGAAG gtggatgtAGCCGTCATTGAGGTGGGAATAGGTGGAGCTTATGACTGCACTAACATCATTAG gagGCCATGGGTGTGTGGTATTTCCTCTTTAGGCATTGACCACACTAGCATTCTGGGAGATACAATAGAGAAGATTGCATGGCAAAAGGGAGGAATATTCAAG CCTGGAGTCCCAGCGTTCACTGTGAAGCAACAAGAAGGACCAATGACTGTTCTGCAGGAGAGAGCTAAGGACATcgag TGCCCCCTGTCCGTGTGTCCTGACCTGGACCAGTACCAGTCTACAGCGTCGGGCCCAGTGCGGCTGGGTCTGGCGGGGTGGCACCAGCGCTCCAACGCCTCACTGGCCCTCCAGCTCGCCCAGTGCTGGCTCCAGAGACGCTGCAGCAccg AACCTGTGCTGGCGTCTGCAGAAGGATTCAGACTCTGTGCAGCCCCATCGTTCCAGCCCAGCCCTCGCATGCTCAAAG gtcTGTCGGAGACGGAGTGGCTGGGCCGGAACCAGACCGTGACGCGTGGCAGCCTCACGTACTTCCTGGATGGAGCTCACACCACACGCAGCATGCAGGCCTGCGTGAGCTGGTTCAGCGAGGCCGCCACCCGGCGGGAGGCCAATTCCAC gggttcgGTAGTACGGGTGTTGCTGTTCAATGCTACAGGAGAGAGGGACTGTGCTGCTATGCTCAAACTGCTTTTG CCGTGTCACTTTGATTTCGCCGTGTTCTGCCCCAACATCACAGAGACCATCGCCACTTGCAATGCAG ATCAGCAGAACTTTAACGTCTCCGTGGAGAACATGCTCACCCGTTGCCTGGACAACCAGCAGAGCTGGCGCGTCCTGAACGGCCAGGAGGACAAGCCGGGGGCGGAGCTTCTGATCGGCGGCGGGCTCCCTCTAGTGGCGGAGCGGCGCAGTGCCACGCTGGTGTTCCCCTGCATCCTGAGCGCCCTGCAGTGGGTAACGCAGGGACGGGACCCCGTGCTGTCGGACCCCAGCAAGCGCGTGGCGCCCGTGAACGCCAGCGTGGACGCCAAAGGTGCCGGTCTGCGAGAGGCAGAGAACGTCCACGTGCTAATCACGGGCAGCCTGCACCTGGTGGGAGGGGCTCTGAAACACCTGGAACCGAACCTGGCCTCGTAA
- the fpgs gene encoding folylpolyglutamate synthase, mitochondrial isoform X2, producing MMRRAVHVWTRLHALTARPALARRAPLTHAAEPSLRSSSTRAAPHYRRMDYQDAVCTLNTLQTNASALEHVRQERGHPEIQLQAMMGFLKRAGLTVEELDHLNIIHVTGTKGKGSTCAFTEQILRNYGFRTGFYSSPHLVQVRERIRVNGHPIGKDLFTKYFWQVYGRLEETKDAHGDTMPAYFRFLTILAFHVFLQEKVDVAVIEVGIGGAYDCTNIIRRPWVCGISSLGIDHTSILGDTIEKIAWQKGGIFKPGVPAFTVKQQEGPMTVLQERAKDIECPLSVCPDLDQYQSTASGPVRLGLAGWHQRSNASLALQLAQCWLQRRCSTEPVLASAEGFRLCAAPSFQPSPRMLKGLSETEWLGRNQTVTRGSLTYFLDGAHTTRSMQACVSWFSEAATRREANSTGSVVRVLLFNATGERDCAAMLKLLLPCHFDFAVFCPNITETIATCNADQQNFNVSVENMLTRCLDNQQSWRVLNGQEDKPGAELLIGGGLPLVAERRSATLVFPCILSALQWVTQGRDPVLSDPSKRVAPVNASVDAKGAGLREAENVHVLITGSLHLVGGALKHLEPNLAS from the exons ATGATGCGGCGCGCGGTGCACGTGTGGACGCGCCTGCACGCGCTCACGGCGCGCCCCGCCCTCGCGAGACGCGCGCCGTTGACCCACGCCGCCGAACCGAGCCTCCGGTCGTCCAGCACCAGAGCCGCGCCGCACTACCGAAGAATGGACTACCAG GATGCGGTGTGCACCCTCAATACGCTGCAGACCAACGCCAGTGCCCTGGAACATGTGCGACAGGAGAGGGGGCACCCGGAAATACAGCTCCAGGCTATGATGGGCTTTCTGAAGCGAGCAGGTCTTACG GTGGAAGAGCTCGATCATCTCAACATCATACATGTCACTGGAACAAAGGGAAAg GGATCCACATGTGCCTTCACGGAGCAGATCCTTAGGAACTACGGCTTTCGCACGGGGTTTTACAG CTCTCCACACCTGGTGCAGGTGAGGGAACGCATCCGCGTCAATGGCCACCCCATCGGGAAAGACCTCTTCACCAAGTACTTCTGGCAGGTCTACGGCCGTCTGGAAGAGACCAAG GACGCCCACGGCGACACCATGCCAGCGTACTTCCGCTTCCTCACCATTCTCGCCTTCCACGTCTTCCTACAGGAGAAG gtggatgtAGCCGTCATTGAGGTGGGAATAGGTGGAGCTTATGACTGCACTAACATCATTAG gagGCCATGGGTGTGTGGTATTTCCTCTTTAGGCATTGACCACACTAGCATTCTGGGAGATACAATAGAGAAGATTGCATGGCAAAAGGGAGGAATATTCAAG CCTGGAGTCCCAGCGTTCACTGTGAAGCAACAAGAAGGACCAATGACTGTTCTGCAGGAGAGAGCTAAGGACATcgag TGCCCCCTGTCCGTGTGTCCTGACCTGGACCAGTACCAGTCTACAGCGTCGGGCCCAGTGCGGCTGGGTCTGGCGGGGTGGCACCAGCGCTCCAACGCCTCACTGGCCCTCCAGCTCGCCCAGTGCTGGCTCCAGAGACGCTGCAGCAccg AACCTGTGCTGGCGTCTGCAGAAGGATTCAGACTCTGTGCAGCCCCATCGTTCCAGCCCAGCCCTCGCATGCTCAAAG gtcTGTCGGAGACGGAGTGGCTGGGCCGGAACCAGACCGTGACGCGTGGCAGCCTCACGTACTTCCTGGATGGAGCTCACACCACACGCAGCATGCAGGCCTGCGTGAGCTGGTTCAGCGAGGCCGCCACCCGGCGGGAGGCCAATTCCAC gggttcgGTAGTACGGGTGTTGCTGTTCAATGCTACAGGAGAGAGGGACTGTGCTGCTATGCTCAAACTGCTTTTG CCGTGTCACTTTGATTTCGCCGTGTTCTGCCCCAACATCACAGAGACCATCGCCACTTGCAATGCAG ATCAGCAGAACTTTAACGTCTCCGTGGAGAACATGCTCACCCGTTGCCTGGACAACCAGCAGAGCTGGCGCGTCCTGAACGGCCAGGAGGACAAGCCGGGGGCGGAGCTTCTGATCGGCGGCGGGCTCCCTCTAGTGGCGGAGCGGCGCAGTGCCACGCTGGTGTTCCCCTGCATCCTGAGCGCCCTGCAGTGGGTAACGCAGGGACGGGACCCCGTGCTGTCGGACCCCAGCAAGCGCGTGGCGCCCGTGAACGCCAGCGTGGACGCCAAAGGTGCCGGTCTGCGAGAGGCAGAGAACGTCCACGTGCTAATCACGGGCAGCCTGCACCTGGTGGGAGGGGCTCTGAAACACCTGGAACCGAACCTGGCCTCGTAA
- the cdk9 gene encoding cyclin-dependent kinase 9, producing MQRDKTGSSGAADKPDRETAIMSKYYDGVEFPFCDEFSKYEKLAKIGQGTFGEVFKAKHRQTGKKVALKKVLMENEKEGFPITALREIKILQLLKHENVVNLIEICRTKATQFNRYKGSIYLVFDFCEHDLAGLLSNANVKFTLSEIKKVMQMLLNGLYYIHRNKILHRDMKAANVLITRDGVLKLADFGLARAFSLAKSSQGNRYTNRVVTLWYRPPELLLGERDYGPPIDLWGAGCIMAEMWTRSPIMQGNTEQHQLTLISQLCGSITAEVWPSVDKKYELYQKMELPKGQKRKVKDRLKAYVKDPYALDLIDKLLVLDPAQRIDSDDALNHDFFWSDPMPSDLKNMLSTHNTSMFEYLAPPRRRGHMPQQPANQSRNPATTSQPEFDRVF from the exons ATGCAGCGAGACAAAACCGGAAGCTCCGGCGCGGCCGATAA GCCGGACCGGGAGACCGCCATCATGTCCAAGTACTACGACGGGGTGGAGTTCCCTTTCTGCGACGAGTTCTCCAAGTACGAGAAACTCGCCAAGATCGGCCAGGGCACCTTCGG GGAGGTGTTCAAGGCCAAACACAGGCAGACGGGTAAGAAGGTGGCGCTGAAGAAGGTCTTGATGGAGAATGAGAAAGAAGGG TTCCCCATCACGGCTTTGAGGGAGATCAAAATACTGCAGTTGCTCAAGCACGAGAACGTGGTGAACCTGATCGAGATCTGCAGGACCAAAG ccaccCAGTTCAACCGCTACAAGGGCAGCATCTACCTCGTGTTCGATTTCTGTGAGCATGACCTGGCCGGCTTGCTCAGCAACGCCAACGTGAAGTTCACGCTGTCGGAGATCAAGAAGGTCATGCAGATGCTTCTGAACGGACTCTACTACATACACAGGAACAAG aTCCTGCACAGGGACATGAAGGCGGCGAACGTCCTGATCACGCGCGACGGCGTCTTGAAGCTGGCCGACTTCGGACTGGCGCGTGCGTTCAGCCTGGCCAAGAGTAGCCAAGGCAACCGCTACACCAACCGCGTGGTGACCCTGTGGTACCGACCACCTGAGCTGCTGCtgg gggagCGAGATTACGGGCCCCCTATTGACCTGTGGGGCGCGGGATGCATCATGGCTGAGATGTGGACCAGAAGCCCCATCATGCAGGGCAACACGGAGCAGCATCAGCTCACACTCATCAGCCAACTGTGTGGCTCCATCACTGCAGAG GTGTGGCCAAGTGTGGATAAAAAGTACGAGCTGTATCAGAAGATGGAGCTGCCCAAGGGCCAGAAGAGGAAGGTGAAGGATCGGCTGAAGGCGTACGTGAAGGACCCGTACGCCCTCGACCTCATCGACAAGCTCCTTGTGCTCGACCCCGCCCAGCGCATCGACAGCGATGACGCTCTGAACCACGACTTCTTCTGGTCCGACCCCATGCCCTCTGATCTCAAGAACATGCTgtccacacacaacacctctATGTTTGAGTATCTGGCCCCGCCCAGAAGACGAGGTCACATGCCCCAacagccagccaatcagagcaggAACCCTGCTACCACCAGCCAGCCAGAATTTGACAGGGTGTTTTGA